Proteins from one Phocoena phocoena chromosome 7, mPhoPho1.1, whole genome shotgun sequence genomic window:
- the LOC136126123 gene encoding LOW QUALITY PROTEIN: uncharacterized protein (The sequence of the model RefSeq protein was modified relative to this genomic sequence to represent the inferred CDS: substituted 1 base at 1 genomic stop codon) codes for MGQTMTTPLSLTLSHWTEVRARAHNLSVEVRKGKWQTLCTSEWPTFQTGWPPEGSFLLDKVGLVKSRVFNTGPHGHPDQIPYILVWEDLVLSPPPWVRPFVSSTGTSACAPAQSEILALKKTPDTEKSSAAPDPPKAIYPDLQSDLLLLDSPPPYPPALNPMSPLGPPALQPSAPVGPPVMAERGGPSAGTRSRRAVSPDSTALPLREYGPPDNHGNRPLQYWPFSSADLYNWKMHNPTFSENPQALTALIESLVFSHQPTWDDCQQLLQTLLTTEERQRVLLEARKNVLGANGQPTQLPNEIDAGFPLVRPNWDFNTLEGKEHLKMYRQALVAGLHGAARRPTNLAKVREVTQGPQESPTVFLERLMEAFRXFTPYDPTSEEHKATIAMAFIDQAAPDIRKKLQRLDGLQGFSLQDLVKEADKVYNKRETEEEREKRKQKEQEAHEVRRDKRQERHLSKILATVVRGGNSRDRNRQEGRTTDRRRPLDKDQCAYCKEKGHWARECPKKGTGEGRLGSQGSDPLPEPRVTLKVEGEPVQFLVDTGAQHSVLLDSKGPLSTKRSWVQGATGNKQYSWTTRRTVDLGVGRVTHSFLVIPECPYPLLGRDLLSKVGAQIHFQPEGPTITDNQGRLLQILTMKLEDEHRIYETPSPPQADMQDWMTRFPQAWAETAGMGMAKYRPPVVVELKTTATPVTVRQYPMSKEARDGIRPQIQRLLELGILVRCQSAWNTPLLPVKKPGTNNYRPVQDLREVNKRVMDLHPTVPNPYNLLSTLPPQHTWYIVLDLKDAFFCLRLSSLSQPYFAFEWKDPASGMSGQLTWTRLPQGFKNSPTIFDEALHQDLASYRESNPQVTLLQYVDDILLAAETQEDCIKGTERLLTELGTLGYRASAKKAQICQRQVSYLGYLLKGGQRWLSESRKDTVARIPAPKSPKQVREFLGTAGFCRLWIPGFAELAAPLYPLTKNGIPFAWGDKEQRAFDRIKRALLSAPALGLPDVTKPFHLYVAENKGIAKGVLTQKLGPWNRPVAYLSKKLDPVAAGWPACLKIIAAVAALVKDADKLTLGQNLTITAPHALESVIRQPPDRWLTNARMTPYQALLLNSDRIKFTSATGLNPATLLPDPDLESTTVIHDCQEVLAAAHRSRPDLMDQPLPNADVTWFTDGSSFLEEGKRRAGAAVVDGKEVIWAAALPQGTSAQRAELIAMTRALELAENKKVNIYTDSRYAFATAHVHGAIYQQRGLLTSAGKEIKNKEEIVALLAALMLPTKVSIIHCPGHQKDNTPVTRGNNMADRVAREVALREIILELSDESPGKPNDRGTITPAITKGTLSPQQAKSMLQQIHRWTHLGTKKMVSLLHKTGYDTSGLTKIAEQIARECIPCQQVNSHKGKLEVGKRLRGDRPGAYWEVDFTEICPGRYGNRYLLVFIDTFSGWVEAFPTK; via the exons atgggacaaactatgacgactcctctttctcttaccctaagccactggaccgaagttagggctagggcccacaacctttcggtagaagtaaggaaaggaaaatggcaaacgctgtgtacctctgagtggcctacatttcagacagggtggccacccgaaggatcttttttgttagataaggttgggctagtcaagtctagggtctttaacacaggaccccacggacacccagaccagataccatatatcttggtctgggaagatctagttctctccccgcctccgtgggtccggccctttgtttcctcaacaggcacgtctgcatgcgctccagcacaatcggagatattggccctgaagaaaaccccagacacggaaaagtcatctgctgccccggacccgccaaaggcgatatatcctgacctgcagtctgatttgcttcttctagattccccacctccttatcctccggccctaaatcccatgtcgcccctaggacccccagctttacaaccctccgcaccagtagggccacctgttatggcagaaagggggggtccctcggcgggcaccagaagccggagggctgtttccccggattctactgctttaccccttagagaatatggcccccccgataaccacgggaataggccccttcaatactggcccttttcctctgcagatctttataattggaagatgcataaccctactttctctgaaaacccacaggctcttactgctctaatagagtctcttgtcttctcccaccaacccacctgggatgattgtcaacagctcctccagactctcctcacaactgaggagaggcaacgggttctcctggaggctagaaagaatgtgttaggcgccaatggacaacctacccagttgcctaatgagattgatgctggttttccactcgtcaggccgaattgggactttaataccctggaaggtaaggagcacctgaaaatgtatcgccaggctctggtggcgggtctccatggagcggccaggcgccccacgaatttggctaaggtaagagaggtaactcaggggccccaggaatcgccaaccgtgttcctagaacgcttaatggaggcttttagatgattcactccttatgatccaacctctgaggaacataaggccaccatagcaatggcctttattgaccaggcggcccctgatattagaaagaagttacaaaggctggatggcctacaaggtttctcccttcaggacttagtaaaagaggcagataaggtatataataagagggagacagaggaagaaagggaaaaaagaaagcagaaggaacaagaggctcatgaggtaagacgagataagaggcaagaaagacatttgagtaagatactggccactgtagtcagaggaggaaacagtagagacagaaatagacaggaaggacgaacaacggatagaaggcggccattagacaaggaccaatgtgcctactgtaaagaaaaaggtcattgggcaagagaatgccctaaaaaaggaacgggggaag gaagattaggaagtcagggctcggaccctctccccgagcccagggtaactctTAAAGTGGAGGGGGAACCCGTCCAGTTCTTGGTGGACACCGGAGCCCAGCACTCAGTCCTCCTCGATTCAAAGGGCCCCCTTTCAACTAAAAGGTCATGGGTCCAGGGGGCCACTGGAAATAAGCAGTACTCATGGACCACCCGAAGGACAGTAGATCTTGGGGTGGGACGAGTAACCCACTCATTCTTGGTCATACCTGAGTGCCCATACCCTCTGCTAGGTAGAGACTTACTCTCTAAGGTGGGGGCCCAAATCCACTTTCAACCAGAAGGGCCCACCATAACTGACAACCAAGGGAGATTACTCCAAATCTTGACCATGAAACTGGAAGATGAACACAGGATATATGAAACACCCTCGCCTCCACAAGCTGACATGCAGGATTGGATGACTAGGTTTCCACAGGCTTGGGCAGAAACTGCCGGTATGGGAATGGCAAAATATCGGCCCCCTGTGGTGGTAGAACTTAAAACAACCGCCACCCCAGTGACGGTCCGCCAATACCCCATGAGTAAAGAAGCCCGAGATGGCATCCGTCCTCAAATACAAAGGTTACTGGAATTAGGGATCCTGGTAAGGTGCCAATCTGCATGGAATACCCCTCTTTTGCCAGTTAAAAAGCCAGGAACTAATAATTACCGACCGGTACAAGACCTACGAGAGGTAAATAAGCGGGTGATGGACCTCCACCCCACGGTACCCAACCCCTACAATCTCTTAAGTACTCTTCCACCTCAGCACACTTGGTACATTGTTTTGGATCTTAAAgatgctttcttctgcctgagactttcttctctcagtcagccttactttgccttcgagtggaaggatccagcctctgggatgtcaggccagctgacatggactcgcctgccacaaggattcaagaactcccccaccatttttgatgaggctctccaccaggatttggcatcttatagagaatccaatccccaggtaactctacttcaatatgtcgatgatattcttttagctgctgaaacccaagaggactgcatcaagggaaccgagaggctgttaacagaactgggaacattgggatatcgggcttcagcaaagaaagcacaaatatgtcaacgacaggttagttacctggggtacttgttaaaaggaggacagagatggctttcggaaagcaggaaagacactGTTGCCCGGATACCGGCCcccaagagtcccaaacaagttagGGAATTTTTGGGGACGGCCGGATTTTGTAGGCTATGGATTCCGGGGTTTGCTGAATTAGCAGCCCCTTTATATCCCCTGACCAAAAATGGCATCCCTTTTGCTTGGGGTGATAAAGAACAACGGGCTTTTGACCGAATTAAACGAGCCCTACTATCAGCCCCGGCTCTGGGGCTACCAGATgttactaagccttttcatctgtacgtggccgagaataaaggcatcgcaaagggagtactaactcagaaactgggcccctggaatcgcccggttgcgtacctatcaaagaaattggatcctgtggcagcaggatggcccgcctgtttaaaaataatcgccgcggtggccgctttggtcaaagatgctgacaaactgactttggggcagaacctaacgataacagccccccatgcattagaaagtgtaattcgccagccacccgacagatggctaacaaatgccaggatgactccttaccaagccctgctgttaaactcagatcgtattaagtttacctcagccacaggactcaacccggccaccttgctacccgaccctgacctggaaagcactaccgtcatccatgattgtcaggaagtactggctgcagcacaccgtagcagaccagacttgatggatcagcccctccccaacgccgacgttacctggtttactgacggaagcagtttcctagaggaaggtaagcgtcgggcgggagctgccgtggtagacgggaaagaggtcatctgggcagccgcattaccgcaagggacatcggcccaacgggctgaactaatcgccatgactagagcattggaactagcagaaaacaaaaaggtaaacatctatacggacagtaggtacgcatttgctaccgcccatgtccatggggccatttaccaacaaagagggttgctcacctcggcgggcaaagaaattaaaaacaaagaagaaatagtggcactgctagctgccctcatgctccccactaaagtcagcatcattcattgccccggacaccagaaggacaataccccggtgacaagaggcaacaacatggcagatagggtggcacgagaagtggctctacgggaaatcatactagaactatcagatgagagtcctgggaaaccaaatgataggggaacaattaccccagccataactaaaggaacattatctcctcaacaagcaaaatccatgctacaacagattcacagatggacacacttgggaaccaagaagatggtatccctattacataagacaggttatgatacctctggattaaccaaaatagctgagcagattgcacgagagtgcattccatgccaacaggtaaactcccataaaggaaaacttgaggtcggaaaaaggctcagaggagaccgcccaggagcctattgggaggtcgacttcactgaaatatgccctggaaggtacggtaacaggtatcttctagtttttatagataccttctcaggatgggtagaagctttcccgacgaag